The sequence ACCGGGCAATTGAACTAAGGGAAAAATTTTCTACCATTTTGCCGGGGTACCACATGAATAAAAAACATTGGAATACTGTAATCTGCGACGGCTCAATTCCTAAAGTATTGATAAATACTATCATAGAAGATTCTTACCAGCTCGTTTTATCCAGTTTAACTAAGAAAATAAGGGCTGAATTTGCTTTATAAAAAAAGCGGATCCAGAGTTATTCGTTTGGAAAAATTATTTATCTTAGACGAAAATTAATTCTAAAATCATGAAAAGAAAAATTACTCTTCTACTTCTTGCGGCTGGATCTCTATTCAAAATGAATTCGCAAGTGGTACTTTCTGAAAACTTTACGGCAACTTGGACGCCGGCTACCTTTAACTGGGGTGTGCAAAACAACTCTTCTGCTGCTGGCAGCTTAAGCTGGTTTCAGGGAAACGGTACAAATGTATTTCCGGCGTATAACGGCGGAGTTAACGATTATTACGCAGCAAACTTTAATAGCCAGGCTACTACGCAAGGCGGTATCAGCAATTGGTTAATTACTCCAACTGTAACTATTTACAATGGTGCGGTTATCGAATTTGCAACCAGAACTCCTAATACAGCAACTGTATTTCCTGATGGTTTACAATTAAGAATGAGTACTGCAGGTGTATCTTCTGTTATTCCTACAGGTAGTGCAAGTGTTGGTACTTTTACCAATTTATTATTAGACATTAATCCTTTATTATCAACAAGTACTGCATCTGCAGTAAGTAATGGAAGTGTTAACGGGTATCCTAACGCATGGACAGTTTATTCTGTTCAAATCAGCGGTGTTACAGGAACAGTGACTGGGCGTTTTGCGTTCCGTTATGTTGTTGATGATGGAGGTCCGAACGGAACTAACAGTAGCTATGTTGGAATTGACGCAGTGAAATATACTTTACCTTGCGGACCAACAGTTCAAAACTACACAACTTGTGCTGGTGCGTCTACAACAATCCAGGCAATGGGTTTACCAGTTACCACTTATTCATGGAGTACTGGTGCTACAACTTCTTCAATCGTTGTTAGTCCTAGTACTACTACTACTTATTCGTTATATCCTTCAGCCAATGCAACTTCTTGTGGTACTGTTATTACAGCAGTAATAACAGTTAGTACCAATTTACAAGTAGGTGTAAGCGCATCTGATAATACAGTATGTGCCGGAGAAACTGTTACTTTAACTGCTTCTGGATCAGCTACTTCTTACACATGGATTGCAGGTAGTACTCCAATCGGAACAGGTGCAGTAATTACTGTTACTCCGGGCGCTAATACTACTTATAGTGTAGCAGGTCAAACTGGTTTTTGTTTTGGTGGTACAGGTATTTCTATTACAGCTTTACCTAATCCAACAGTTACAATTGCAACTGCAAACTCTGTAGTTTGTGTTAACGGTCCTTCAACAACAGCAACTTTCTCAGCTGGTGGTGCAAGCGCTTATTTATGGGTAGTTGGTGCTAGCACAGCAACCAATGTTAATATTAACTTGATCATTTCTGCGCAAACGGCTACAACTCCTGCAGCTTACACTCAAACTGTAGGTTTACTTGGGCAAAGTGCTAATGGATGTATTTCTGAAGCTATTTACACTTTAACTATTAACAAGACTCCATCTTTATCTGTTGCTTCAAACACAGTAAAGGCTTGTACAAATTCAACTGTAACTCTTACTGCAACTGCTACTAATAGCACTGCAATCAGCGGTTATACATGGACTTCAGGTTCAGTTACGGGAACAACAAATCCTTTAGCTTTAGCAGTGGGTACTGTTGTGGGATCTAAAACAATTTCAATAGTAGTTAGTTCAGCTAATGGTTGTACAAACACTGCAACCTTCTCTCAAAGTGTTGCTGTTTGTAGTACTACTACAACTACTAATACAGTTGGAGTTGGTTCTTACAGCCCAAGCGAAGAGTTATCTATCTTCCCAAATCCT is a genomic window of Sphingobacteriaceae bacterium containing:
- a CDS encoding MmcQ-like protein → MNAEEIREICLSKKGVEEGFPFGNETLVFKVGGKIFLLVSLESQILQFNAKCMPDRAIELREKFSTILPGYHMNKKHWNTVICDGSIPKVLINTIIEDSYQLVLSSLTKKIRAEFAL